One Nocardia sp. BMG111209 DNA segment encodes these proteins:
- a CDS encoding PAS and ANTAR domain-containing protein — MTTPNPSETPAHATADTEAGSGPVVGAFTFWFATRRWEWSPEVYRMHGYTPGDVEPSTTLLLSHVHPDDRARVADLITETVERGEPFSSRHRMVDVDGQEHAVMVVTDQLHHEDDTPVGVSGYHIDLTDTLLDTTLADTTDDNRAIIEHRAVIEQAKGVIMRTYGITADQAFKVLAWRSQETNVKLRDFAARLVAQLPTIPPPPATTAFDHLLLTAHDRVPPQPD, encoded by the coding sequence ATGACCACACCGAACCCGTCCGAGACCCCCGCGCACGCGACGGCCGACACCGAGGCCGGCAGCGGGCCGGTCGTCGGCGCGTTCACGTTCTGGTTCGCCACCCGGCGCTGGGAATGGTCGCCGGAGGTGTACCGGATGCACGGCTACACCCCCGGCGACGTCGAACCGTCCACGACGCTGTTGCTGTCCCACGTCCACCCCGACGACCGGGCCCGGGTCGCGGACCTGATCACCGAGACGGTCGAACGCGGTGAGCCGTTCTCCAGCCGGCACCGCATGGTCGACGTCGACGGGCAGGAGCACGCGGTGATGGTCGTCACCGACCAGCTGCATCACGAGGACGACACCCCGGTCGGCGTCAGCGGGTACCACATCGACCTGACCGACACCCTGCTCGACACCACGCTCGCCGACACCACCGACGACAACCGCGCCATCATCGAGCACCGCGCGGTCATCGAGCAGGCCAAGGGGGTGATCATGCGGACCTACGGCATCACCGCCGACCAGGCGTTCAAGGTGCTCGCGTGGCGGTCCCAGGAGACCAACGTCAAACTCCGCGACTTCGCGGCCCGGCTGGTGGCCCAACTGCCCACCATCCCACCCCCGCCGGCCACCACCGCCTTCGATCACCTCCTGCTCACCGCGCACGATCGCGTTCCGCCCCAACCGGATTGA
- a CDS encoding mycofactocin-coupled SDR family oxidoreductase yields MTGSLAGKVAFITGAARGQGRAHALAMAGEGADIIAIDICRDIDSNPYPLATPEDLDETSRGVEKLGRRIVARIADVRERHELRDAVATGVAEFGKIDIVVANAGILPMAMGKPDPMHFVDASDVDLLGVLNTVAVSVPHLPDGSSIIVTGSTAGMIRGTTDNPNMGPGGAGYGWSKRVVIEYVEEMSLHLAPRMIRINAIHPTNCNTDLLQNDGMYSMFRPDLTAAGKQATREDAEPLFSIFQAMPIPYVEPEDIANLAVFLAGERSRYITGQQIRVDAGSLLKWPNGPGK; encoded by the coding sequence ATGACAGGGAGCCTGGCCGGCAAGGTCGCGTTCATCACCGGAGCCGCGCGCGGCCAGGGCCGGGCACACGCCCTCGCCATGGCCGGCGAGGGCGCGGACATCATCGCGATCGACATCTGCCGCGATATCGACTCGAATCCGTACCCCCTGGCCACACCGGAGGATCTCGACGAAACCAGCCGCGGCGTCGAGAAACTCGGCCGCCGCATCGTGGCCCGCATCGCCGATGTCCGTGAACGCCACGAACTCCGGGACGCCGTCGCGACCGGCGTCGCCGAATTCGGCAAGATCGATATCGTCGTCGCCAACGCCGGCATCCTCCCGATGGCGATGGGCAAACCCGACCCGATGCATTTCGTCGACGCCAGCGACGTCGATCTGCTCGGTGTCCTGAACACCGTCGCGGTCTCGGTGCCGCACCTGCCCGACGGCTCGTCGATCATCGTCACCGGCTCGACCGCCGGCATGATCCGCGGTACCACCGACAACCCGAACATGGGACCCGGCGGCGCCGGATACGGCTGGAGCAAGCGCGTCGTCATCGAATACGTCGAGGAGATGAGCCTGCACCTCGCGCCGCGGATGATCCGGATCAACGCGATCCATCCGACCAACTGCAATACCGACCTGCTGCAGAACGACGGCATGTACAGCATGTTCCGGCCCGACCTCACCGCCGCCGGGAAACAGGCCACCCGCGAGGACGCCGAACCGCTGTTCTCCATCTTCCAGGCCATGCCCATCCCGTATGTCGAACCGGAGGACATCGCCAACCTCGCGGTATTCCTCGCCGGTGAGCGGAGCCGCTACATCACCGGGCAGCAGATCCGCGTCGACGCCGGCTCGCTGCTCAAATGGCCCAACGGTCCGGGCAAGTAA
- a CDS encoding FadR/GntR family transcriptional regulator, which translates to MASAVEFEPADGESIATGAGRLATQIARRIEETVIGRGWPVGESLGSESDLRARYGVGRPVLREAVRLVEHHQVARMRRGPHGGLFVCAPDGEPAIHAMVIYLEYVGTRVTDLLEARSLLEPVAAQLAADRITEDGITTLRDALRDEHAHLSGPQCWAQDPVHALLGRLSGNPVLHLFIDVLARLTTRYAHASGRRSAAEVDAARQDSHAAHRAIAEAVIDGDGARAQVALTAHLEFLSTWVDLRRARRAAPAAETGFDCATAPTGKLAEVLASRIHDDIAARGWPVGTVVGSETDLVTRYGISRPALREAVRLLEYHSVARMRPGPGGGLIVTEPEPQASVDTIALLLEYERVTTDDLRIVRNALELGIIGRVTARLADADGELSDRLGDAADEPCPNQLFHTELAAVAGNPVLTLFLSVVMELSHRHPAGDPSAPGDTPGDDPPPAHHRILDAIRQGDTALARHRMRRHLGALAHRPGARPDPNYRIE; encoded by the coding sequence ATGGCGAGCGCCGTCGAGTTCGAACCCGCCGACGGCGAGTCGATCGCGACCGGCGCCGGCCGGCTCGCCACCCAGATCGCCCGGCGGATCGAGGAGACGGTGATCGGCCGCGGCTGGCCGGTGGGCGAATCCCTGGGATCCGAGAGCGATCTGCGCGCACGGTACGGAGTGGGCCGGCCGGTGTTGCGCGAGGCGGTCCGCCTGGTCGAACACCACCAGGTCGCCCGGATGCGCCGCGGGCCCCACGGCGGCCTGTTCGTGTGCGCGCCCGACGGCGAACCGGCCATCCACGCCATGGTGATCTATCTCGAATACGTCGGTACCCGCGTCACCGATCTGCTCGAGGCCCGATCGCTGCTCGAACCGGTCGCCGCCCAGCTGGCCGCCGACCGGATCACCGAGGACGGGATCACGACGCTGCGCGACGCGCTGCGCGACGAGCACGCGCATCTCAGCGGTCCGCAGTGCTGGGCGCAGGATCCGGTGCACGCACTGCTCGGCCGGTTGTCCGGAAATCCGGTGCTGCACTTGTTCATCGACGTGCTGGCGCGGCTCACCACCCGCTACGCGCACGCCTCCGGTAGGCGGTCGGCCGCGGAAGTCGATGCCGCCAGGCAGGATTCGCATGCCGCGCATCGCGCGATCGCGGAGGCGGTGATCGACGGCGACGGCGCCCGCGCACAGGTCGCGCTGACCGCACATCTCGAATTCCTCTCCACCTGGGTCGATCTGCGCCGGGCCCGCCGCGCCGCCCCGGCCGCCGAGACCGGATTCGATTGCGCCACAGCGCCTACCGGCAAACTGGCGGAGGTTCTCGCGAGCCGGATCCACGACGACATCGCGGCCCGCGGCTGGCCGGTCGGCACCGTCGTCGGTTCGGAAACCGATCTCGTCACCCGCTACGGCATCAGCCGCCCCGCGCTCCGGGAAGCCGTGCGGCTGCTGGAATATCACTCGGTGGCCCGGATGCGGCCCGGCCCCGGCGGCGGCCTGATCGTCACCGAACCCGAGCCGCAGGCCAGTGTCGACACGATCGCCCTGCTACTGGAGTACGAGCGCGTCACCACCGACGACCTCCGGATCGTGCGCAACGCCCTGGAACTCGGCATCATCGGCCGGGTGACCGCCCGGCTCGCCGACGCCGACGGCGAACTGTCCGATCGGCTCGGCGACGCGGCGGACGAACCGTGCCCGAATCAGCTCTTCCACACCGAACTCGCCGCGGTCGCGGGCAATCCGGTGCTCACCCTGTTCCTCTCGGTCGTCATGGAGTTGTCGCACCGACATCCGGCCGGCGACCCGTCCGCGCCCGGCGACACCCCCGGCGACGACCCCCCGCCCGCACATCACCGCATCCTTGACGCCATCCGGCAGGGCGATACGGCGCTCGCCCGGCACCGGATGCGACGGCATCTCGGCGCGCTCGCACACCGACCCGGCGCACGGCCGGATCCGAATTATCGAATCGAGTGA
- a CDS encoding cytochrome P450: MELFDDLQDFGAFDDVVSGNVRDPYPELARLNREEPIQRIDMSGMPGEAGKPVFIVYRHEDIVTMLRDNETFSSAIVISAFGDVLGKQVMLGMDEPQHGRHRALVSKSFSAKALARWEDELVGKVGGELIDGFASDGKADLVKQFTFPYPTRIIARLLGLPQEDYPQFQRWSISLLSFTINPERGKAASEALVRYFAPILEARRAEPRDDLISSLAQAEIDGEKLDDEEIYSFLRLLLPAGIETTYRSLGNLLYALLSHPDQFEAIKADRSLLPQAIEEVVRWDAPLLTITRVTTRDTELGGVPIPAGCSVMPMLGAANRQEDRYTHPNDFDIFRSTKSHVGWGHGVHVCLGMHLARLEMRTAMNLLIDRLPNLRLDPDAGDVHIRGQVFRSPAALPVVFDTPAT, from the coding sequence ATGGAACTGTTCGACGATCTCCAGGATTTCGGCGCCTTCGACGACGTGGTGTCCGGCAATGTCCGTGATCCCTATCCGGAATTGGCGCGGCTGAACCGGGAGGAACCGATCCAGCGGATCGATATGTCGGGTATGCCCGGCGAGGCCGGGAAACCCGTATTCATCGTGTACCGGCACGAGGACATCGTCACCATGCTGCGGGACAACGAGACGTTCTCGTCGGCGATCGTCATCAGCGCATTCGGCGATGTGCTGGGCAAACAGGTGATGCTCGGCATGGACGAACCGCAGCACGGCCGGCACCGCGCGCTGGTGTCCAAATCCTTCTCGGCGAAAGCGCTGGCACGCTGGGAGGACGAACTGGTCGGCAAGGTCGGTGGTGAACTGATCGACGGCTTCGCCTCCGACGGGAAGGCGGATCTGGTCAAGCAGTTCACCTTTCCGTATCCGACCCGGATCATCGCCCGGCTGCTGGGCCTGCCCCAGGAGGATTATCCGCAATTCCAGCGGTGGTCGATCTCGCTGCTGAGTTTCACCATCAATCCCGAACGCGGCAAGGCGGCCTCGGAGGCCCTGGTCCGCTATTTCGCGCCGATCCTCGAAGCCCGCCGCGCCGAACCGCGCGACGACCTGATCAGCAGCCTGGCCCAGGCGGAGATCGATGGCGAGAAACTCGACGACGAGGAGATCTATTCGTTCCTGCGCCTGCTGCTGCCGGCCGGGATCGAGACCACCTACCGCTCGCTGGGAAACCTGTTGTACGCCTTGCTGTCCCACCCCGACCAGTTCGAGGCGATCAAGGCCGACCGGTCCCTGCTCCCGCAGGCGATCGAGGAGGTGGTCCGGTGGGACGCCCCGCTGCTCACGATCACCCGGGTCACCACCCGCGACACCGAACTGGGGGGTGTGCCGATCCCGGCGGGATGTTCGGTGATGCCGATGCTCGGCGCGGCGAACCGGCAGGAGGACCGGTACACCCATCCCAACGATTTCGACATCTTCCGCTCGACCAAATCCCATGTCGGGTGGGGACACGGCGTGCACGTCTGCCTCGGCATGCATCTGGCCCGCCTGGAAATGCGGACCGCGATGAACCTGCTGATCGACCGGCTGCCGAATCTGCGCCTGGATCCCGACGCCGGCGACGTCCACATCCGCGGCCAGGTCTTCCGCTCACCCGCCGCCCTGCCGGTCGTCTTCGACACTCCGGCAACCTGA
- a CDS encoding enoyl-CoA hydratase/isomerase family protein, whose protein sequence is MSDRYTALSVDSARGVTTVTIDHPPVNLFDEILIADLDRLYHDIRDDPGTRVVVFTSADPEFFLSHGDMRLVTDPEALAAYARGPAPTLFARYRELSRPTIAKIAGRVRGGGAEFLLSLDMRYAALDHAWFGQPEVGLGIFPGGSGTQLLPRLIGRSRALEVVLGGGLHDARTAERYGWIDRALPAAELGEFVDDLARRIAGQPPAAVAAALRAVRAAAELPLAEGLARETELLLPLFTGDDARQRFSAALAAGAQTRAGELELESLIEHCGPAAFNPVGAERDRAR, encoded by the coding sequence ATGAGCGATCGCTACACCGCGCTGTCCGTCGATTCCGCGCGGGGCGTCACCACCGTCACGATCGACCATCCGCCGGTCAATCTGTTCGACGAGATCCTGATCGCCGATCTGGACCGGCTGTACCACGACATCCGCGACGATCCGGGCACCCGGGTGGTCGTGTTCACCAGTGCCGACCCGGAATTCTTTCTCTCCCACGGTGATATGCGGCTGGTGACGGATCCCGAGGCGCTGGCGGCGTATGCGCGCGGACCGGCGCCGACCCTGTTCGCGCGGTATCGGGAACTGTCGCGGCCCACCATCGCGAAGATCGCGGGCCGGGTGCGCGGCGGCGGCGCGGAATTCCTGCTGTCCCTCGACATGCGTTATGCCGCACTGGATCACGCCTGGTTCGGGCAGCCCGAGGTGGGACTCGGGATCTTCCCCGGCGGCAGCGGAACCCAGTTGCTGCCGCGGCTGATCGGGCGTTCCCGCGCGCTCGAGGTCGTCCTGGGCGGCGGGCTGCACGACGCGCGCACCGCCGAACGGTACGGCTGGATCGATCGCGCGCTGCCCGCCGCCGAACTCGGCGAATTCGTCGACGATCTGGCCCGCCGCATCGCCGGGCAGCCACCGGCCGCGGTGGCCGCCGCGCTCCGGGCGGTACGGGCCGCGGCGGAACTGCCGCTGGCCGAGGGGCTGGCCCGCGAGACCGAGCTGCTGCTGCCGCTGTTCACCGGAGACGATGCCCGGCAACGCTTTTCGGCGGCACTGGCGGCCGGGGCCCAGACCCGGGCCGGCGAGCTCGAGCTGGAGAGCCTGATCGAGCATTGCGGCCCGGCGGCATTCAATCCGGTTGGGGCGGAACGCGATCGTGCGCGGTGA
- the ligA gene encoding NAD-dependent DNA ligase LigA yields METGERIRELADRIVALRDAYYQGAPLVADAEYDAVEDELRELIAAHPDLAPDPNPLEQVGAPAVLHAPIRHSRPMLSLEKATRPEQVAAFFDRFPGQPVVVMPKLDGLSLALVYEDGRLVRAITRGDGTTGDDVTMLVRALVDGVPERIEVPGRVEVRGEAVMLRSTFLAYNTAHPDKPLINPRNAAAGTLRAKDPATVAERRLQFHGFDLDTSDGGAAVDLGEGLRALGVAGAAMRVCADAEQAQAAITTIESGRNELDYDIDGAVLRLADRDAYAAAGTRSNSPRGALAFKFAAEEKTTLLVDVVWDVGKTGKIVPVAWLEPVFVGGTTVTKATLANQEVIRGRDIKVGDTVLVRRAGDVIPFVAGVLDASRRTGAEREIVPPTACPSCGQPVTEQGNSRELFCTNASCPAQTVRRLIHWASRAAADIDAIGPVWIERLAEAGILENPSDFYTLTQERLLEFDRIGEVSAARMIESIDISRAVGLRRALIGLAIPMASDGTAARLARSGFGSLEEVADAGAERLVAVEDIGPKVAASLVEHLTRLRPELERLRAAGVSLDVRAEDLPPVVAAGAPLAGKTVVITGALTDPRSGEKVARPTFQRLCEKAGATTASSVSANTDLLITGAGVGDSKLTKAEKLGVEVIDQGEIWTLLIDAKIV; encoded by the coding sequence GTGGAAACCGGTGAACGCATTCGAGAGCTCGCGGATCGCATCGTGGCGCTGCGCGACGCCTACTATCAGGGCGCGCCGCTGGTCGCGGACGCCGAGTACGACGCGGTCGAGGACGAGCTGCGGGAGCTGATCGCCGCGCATCCGGACCTCGCGCCCGATCCGAATCCGCTGGAGCAGGTCGGCGCGCCCGCGGTGCTGCACGCGCCGATCCGTCATTCGCGGCCGATGTTGTCGCTGGAGAAGGCGACCAGACCGGAGCAGGTCGCGGCGTTCTTCGACCGGTTCCCGGGGCAGCCGGTGGTGGTGATGCCCAAACTCGACGGGTTGTCGCTGGCCCTGGTGTACGAGGACGGGCGGCTGGTCCGCGCGATCACCCGGGGCGACGGGACCACCGGTGACGATGTCACGATGCTGGTCCGCGCGCTGGTCGACGGCGTGCCGGAGCGTATCGAGGTACCGGGCCGGGTGGAGGTGCGCGGCGAGGCGGTGATGCTGCGGTCGACCTTCCTCGCCTACAACACCGCACATCCGGACAAGCCGCTGATCAACCCGCGCAATGCGGCGGCGGGCACGCTGCGGGCGAAGGATCCGGCCACGGTCGCCGAGCGGCGGTTGCAGTTCCACGGCTTCGATCTGGACACCTCCGACGGTGGCGCCGCGGTCGATCTGGGCGAGGGGCTGCGGGCGCTCGGGGTCGCGGGGGCGGCGATGCGGGTGTGCGCCGACGCCGAACAGGCGCAGGCGGCGATCACCACGATCGAATCCGGCCGCAACGAGCTTGACTACGACATCGACGGCGCGGTGCTGCGGCTGGCCGACCGCGACGCGTACGCCGCCGCGGGCACCCGGTCCAACAGTCCGCGGGGTGCGCTCGCGTTCAAGTTCGCGGCGGAGGAGAAGACCACGCTGCTGGTCGACGTGGTCTGGGATGTCGGCAAGACCGGCAAGATCGTCCCGGTCGCGTGGCTCGAGCCGGTGTTCGTGGGCGGTACCACGGTCACGAAGGCGACGCTGGCCAATCAGGAGGTGATCCGCGGCCGCGATATCAAGGTCGGGGATACGGTGCTGGTCCGCCGCGCCGGCGATGTGATCCCGTTCGTGGCGGGTGTGCTCGATGCCTCGCGGCGCACGGGGGCCGAGCGCGAGATCGTCCCGCCGACGGCCTGCCCCTCGTGTGGGCAGCCGGTGACGGAACAGGGCAACAGCCGGGAGTTGTTCTGTACCAACGCTTCCTGCCCCGCGCAGACCGTCCGGCGGCTGATCCACTGGGCGTCGCGCGCGGCCGCGGATATCGATGCGATCGGCCCGGTGTGGATCGAACGTCTCGCCGAGGCGGGCATTCTGGAGAATCCGTCGGACTTCTACACGCTGACCCAGGAGCGCCTGCTCGAATTCGATCGCATCGGGGAGGTTTCGGCCGCCCGGATGATCGAGTCGATCGATATCAGCCGCGCGGTGGGCCTGCGCCGTGCGCTGATCGGCCTCGCGATCCCGATGGCCTCCGACGGCACCGCCGCGCGGCTCGCGCGGTCCGGATTCGGATCCCTCGAGGAGGTCGCCGACGCCGGTGCGGAGCGGCTGGTGGCCGTCGAGGATATCGGGCCCAAGGTGGCCGCCTCGCTGGTCGAGCACCTCACCCGGCTGCGCCCGGAACTGGAACGGCTGCGCGCCGCCGGTGTGTCGCTGGACGTGCGCGCGGAGGACCTGCCCCCGGTGGTCGCCGCGGGCGCGCCGCTGGCGGGCAAGACGGTGGTGATCACCGGTGCGCTCACCGACCCCCGATCGGGTGAGAAGGTCGCCCGGCCGACCTTCCAGCGCCTGTGCGAGAAGGCCGGTGCGACAACGGCTTCCTCGGTCTCGGCGAATACCGATCTGCTGATCACCGGCGCGGGCGTCGGCGACAGCAAGCTGACCAAGGCGGAGAAACTCGGCGTCGAGGTCATCGATCAGGGCGAGATCTGGACTCTGCTGATCGACGCCAAGATCGTCTAG
- a CDS encoding helix-turn-helix domain-containing protein yields the protein MEWTSVGLGNCPLVRALEVVGSRWTLLVLREMFNGVRRFEDMQQHLGVSTSVLSRRLAEMVGEGLAERRPYRVDGRREQHEYLPTAKAWELYPVVVGLMQWGDRHLADPEGPPVRLVDRDSGADVIAAVVPAGTATCAPADIVVVPAAGNAC from the coding sequence ATGGAGTGGACATCGGTGGGCCTGGGCAACTGCCCGCTGGTCCGCGCCCTGGAGGTCGTCGGCAGCCGCTGGACATTGCTCGTGCTGCGCGAGATGTTCAACGGCGTGCGGCGTTTCGAGGACATGCAGCAGCACCTCGGGGTGTCCACCTCGGTGCTGAGCCGCCGGCTGGCCGAGATGGTCGGCGAGGGCCTGGCCGAGCGCCGCCCGTACCGGGTGGACGGCCGCCGCGAACAGCACGAATACCTGCCCACGGCCAAGGCCTGGGAGCTGTATCCGGTGGTGGTCGGCCTGATGCAGTGGGGCGACCGCCACCTCGCCGACCCCGAGGGGCCGCCGGTCCGGCTGGTCGACCGCGACTCCGGTGCGGACGTGATCGCGGCGGTCGTTCCGGCCGGCACCGCGACCTGCGCTCCCGCCGACATCGTCGTGGTGCCGGCCGCGGGGAACGCCTGCTGA
- a CDS encoding roadblock/LC7 domain-containing protein, whose translation MSTFESATTNADKAAWMLEGLAVPDVRFAVLLSEDGLRIAHIGEITLDNAERFAAAASGLRSLGKALGEFSGNVTSVRQNMTEYDDGMIFITAVGDGALIGVSTIRDADVNLVAHRMNEIAVRVGHELGSLPRRQWAQSMPTLGQS comes from the coding sequence ATGAGCACATTCGAGAGCGCGACCACCAATGCCGACAAGGCGGCCTGGATGCTGGAGGGGCTGGCGGTGCCCGATGTCCGGTTCGCGGTCCTGCTCTCCGAGGACGGCCTCCGGATCGCGCACATCGGCGAGATCACCCTCGACAACGCGGAGCGCTTCGCCGCCGCCGCGTCCGGGCTGCGCTCACTGGGCAAGGCGCTGGGCGAATTCTCCGGCAACGTCACCAGCGTCCGGCAGAACATGACCGAATACGACGACGGGATGATCTTCATCACCGCGGTCGGCGACGGCGCGCTGATCGGCGTGTCCACCATCCGCGACGCCGATGTGAATCTGGTCGCGCACCGCATGAACGAGATCGCCGTCCGGGTGGGCCACGAACTCGGCAGCCTGCCGCGCCGGCAGTGGGCGCAGAGCATGCCGACGCTCGGGCAGTCCTAG